Proteins from a single region of Catenulispora acidiphila DSM 44928:
- a CDS encoding SDR family oxidoreductase encodes MILVTGASGTLGRMLVPALTRRGSDVRALSRRPRGGAGPGGSGSFAWTVGDLGSGAGLDEAVDGIDVIVHAASNTRGQGKGDADAAWRLIEAAKRGGRRPHVVFISIVGVDRHPSGYYQAKYEAEQTIEAGGLPHTVQRTTQWFQLLDTFLKIASKSPAVPVPSIPFQPLDAREVAGRMADLATGEPMGRAEDMGGPEVLDAGDIARAYLRATGKRRLLVPLRVPGKSGRAFRAGVHTCPENRLGKTTWAEYLAAEYEA; translated from the coding sequence ATGATCCTGGTGACCGGAGCCAGCGGCACGTTGGGCCGCATGCTCGTCCCCGCCCTGACCCGGCGCGGCTCCGACGTCCGGGCGCTGAGCCGGCGCCCGCGCGGCGGTGCGGGACCAGGCGGCAGCGGCTCCTTCGCGTGGACCGTCGGGGATCTGGGCAGCGGCGCCGGACTGGACGAAGCCGTGGACGGGATCGACGTGATCGTCCACGCCGCCTCCAATACGCGCGGGCAGGGCAAGGGCGACGCGGACGCCGCGTGGCGCCTCATCGAGGCCGCCAAGCGCGGCGGGCGCCGGCCGCATGTGGTCTTCATCTCGATCGTCGGCGTGGACCGCCACCCCAGCGGCTACTACCAGGCCAAGTACGAAGCCGAGCAGACGATCGAGGCCGGCGGGCTCCCGCACACCGTCCAGCGGACCACGCAGTGGTTCCAGCTGCTCGACACGTTCTTGAAGATCGCGTCTAAGTCCCCGGCGGTCCCCGTGCCCTCGATCCCGTTCCAGCCGCTGGACGCCCGCGAGGTCGCCGGGCGCATGGCGGACCTGGCCACCGGCGAGCCGATGGGCCGTGCGGAGGACATGGGCGGACCGGAGGTGCTGGACGCCGGGGACATCGCGCGGGCTTATCTGCGCGCGACCGGGAAGCGGCGGCTGCTGGTCCCGCTCCGGGTACCGGGGAAGTCCGGGCGGGCGTTCCGGGCCGGCGTGCACACCTGCCCGGAGAACCGGCTGGGCAAGACCACGTGGGCCGAGTACCTGGCGGCCGAGTACGAGGCCTGA
- a CDS encoding RNA polymerase sigma factor: MGEPATAWPGERLVRAAQDGDAEAVRALVAGSYPHVLRFARTLCATPQDAEDAAQEAVIILYRRIGMLRATAALGSWMFRIVRNECLRRARVAMRRRDTPWGVDVACDAVEDDVLARLEAEAVVAAIVALPEDLRRVLIMRDVQGWSGRGVAQELGLSVAAMKSRLHRARAMVRAALVSEGTDGTEGTEVAGRGW, translated from the coding sequence GTGGGTGAACCGGCGACGGCATGGCCGGGCGAGCGCCTGGTGCGAGCGGCGCAGGACGGCGACGCCGAGGCGGTGCGCGCACTGGTGGCGGGGTCCTACCCGCACGTACTGCGCTTCGCCAGAACCCTGTGCGCGACGCCCCAGGACGCCGAGGACGCCGCGCAGGAGGCGGTGATCATCCTGTACCGCCGGATCGGCATGCTGCGCGCCACGGCGGCGCTGGGGTCGTGGATGTTCCGCATCGTGCGGAACGAGTGTCTGCGGCGGGCGCGGGTCGCGATGCGGCGGCGGGACACACCGTGGGGCGTCGACGTGGCCTGCGACGCGGTGGAGGACGACGTGCTGGCGCGACTGGAGGCCGAGGCGGTCGTCGCGGCGATCGTGGCGCTGCCGGAGGACCTGCGCAGGGTGCTGATCATGCGGGACGTGCAGGGCTGGTCGGGGCGCGGTGTCGCGCAGGAGCTGGGGCTGAGTGTGGCGGCGATGAAGTCGCGGTTGCACCGGGCTCGGGCGATGGTGCGGGCGGCGCTGGTTTCGGAGGGGACGGACGGAACGGAGGGAACGGAGGTGGCGGGTCGTGGGTGGTGA
- a CDS encoding glutamine synthetase family protein — MERQQEFVLRTLEERDIRFVRLWFTDVLGFLKSVAIAPAELEQAFSEGIGFDGSSIEGFARVAESDMLAKPDPATFQILPWRAESPGTARMFCDILMPDGAPSYADPRWVLKRTLAKAAERGFTFYTHPEIEFYLFEGQPKPGKAPEPVDHSGYFDLTPHGVGHDFRRQAITHLESMGISVEFSHHEGGPGQQEIDLRYADALSTADNIMTFRHVMKEVALEQDVYASFMPKPLAEHPGSGMHTHLSLFEGDRNAFHEPGAEYSLSKTGRSFIAGLLHHASEFTAVTNQFVNSYKRLFSGGEAPSYISWGHNNRSALVRVPMYKPSKSQSSRVEVRSLDSACNPYLAFAVMLAAGLKGVEEGYELPAGAEDNIWTLTDGERRALGIETLPSSLSEAISRMEESELVAETLGEHVFDFFLRNKRAEWLDYRHQVTPFELNRYLPVL; from the coding sequence ATGGAACGTCAGCAGGAGTTCGTACTCCGCACCCTCGAAGAGCGGGACATCCGCTTCGTGCGTCTCTGGTTCACCGACGTCCTGGGCTTCCTGAAATCGGTGGCGATCGCCCCGGCGGAGCTGGAACAGGCGTTCAGCGAGGGCATCGGCTTCGACGGCTCGTCGATCGAGGGCTTCGCCCGGGTGGCCGAGTCGGACATGCTGGCCAAGCCCGACCCCGCGACGTTCCAGATCCTGCCCTGGCGCGCGGAGTCCCCGGGCACGGCGCGCATGTTCTGCGACATCCTGATGCCCGACGGCGCCCCCAGCTACGCGGACCCCCGCTGGGTGCTCAAGCGCACCCTGGCCAAGGCCGCCGAGCGCGGGTTCACGTTCTACACGCACCCCGAGATCGAGTTCTACCTGTTCGAGGGCCAGCCCAAGCCGGGCAAGGCACCGGAGCCGGTGGACCATTCGGGGTACTTCGACCTCACCCCGCACGGCGTCGGCCACGACTTCCGCCGCCAGGCCATCACCCACCTGGAGTCGATGGGCATCTCGGTGGAGTTCAGCCACCACGAGGGCGGCCCGGGCCAGCAGGAGATCGACCTGCGCTACGCCGACGCGCTGTCCACCGCGGACAACATCATGACCTTCCGCCACGTCATGAAGGAGGTGGCGCTCGAGCAGGACGTCTACGCCTCCTTCATGCCCAAGCCGCTGGCCGAGCACCCCGGCAGCGGCATGCACACCCACCTGTCGCTGTTCGAGGGCGACCGCAACGCCTTCCACGAACCCGGCGCGGAGTACAGCCTGTCCAAGACCGGCCGCAGCTTCATCGCCGGCCTCCTGCACCACGCCAGCGAGTTCACCGCCGTCACCAACCAGTTCGTGAACAGCTACAAGCGCCTCTTCAGCGGCGGCGAGGCGCCCAGCTACATCAGCTGGGGCCACAACAACCGCTCGGCCCTGGTCCGCGTCCCGATGTACAAGCCCTCCAAATCCCAGTCCAGCCGCGTCGAAGTCCGCTCCCTGGACTCGGCCTGCAACCCCTACCTCGCCTTCGCCGTGATGCTGGCCGCAGGCCTGAAGGGCGTCGAGGAAGGCTACGAACTCCCCGCCGGCGCCGAGGACAACATCTGGACCCTGACCGACGGCGAACGCCGCGCCCTGGGCATCGAGACCCTGCCCTCCTCGCTGTCGGAGGCCATCTCCCGCATGGAGGAAAGCGAGCTGGTCGCCGAGACCCTCGGCGAGCACGTCTTCGACTTCTTCCTGCGAAACAAGCGCGCCGAATGGCTGGACTACCGGCACCAGGTGACGCCGTTCGAGCTGAACCGGTACCTGCCGGTGCTGTAG
- a CDS encoding flavin-containing monooxygenase: MTTARGHQVAHDVAIVGAGFSGLCMAIQLKRGGVADFVVFDKGSDVGGVWRDNVYPGCGCDVPSHLYSYSFARYSGWSRAYPKQAEILDYLHQCVRRWKLGPHLRLETEIVAAEWQPQERLWRLRDAAGSEHTARVLVCGVGQLNRPRYPSVAGREEFAGAAFHSAEWDAQWPPEAFAGKDVAVIGTGASAVQFVPEIARYAQRLYVFQRSANWVIPKYDYTFGPLARSAFRRVPGLRLAMRGFNYAVLGEALLYSAIAGSPLGRGLQKFSKRYLDKQIPDDPELRAKLTPDFPIGCKRILISDDWYPALARDNVEVVTEAVTEVTSGAVRTEDGRERDVAVLVYGTGFRATEFLAPIEIVGRGGVRLHDRWREGATAYLGMAVPEFPNMFLLYGPSTNLGHNSVVYMIESQVRYVMGWLQAARDGQVEVAEEALAAYEATIRRLLRRTAWEAGCSSWYKTADGRVVNNWPLRSFRYRMATRRPRARDFLAP; this comes from the coding sequence ATGACGACCGCCCGGGGGCATCAGGTTGCACATGATGTAGCAATCGTCGGAGCCGGATTTTCCGGCCTCTGTATGGCGATCCAGTTGAAGCGCGGCGGAGTCGCGGATTTCGTGGTGTTCGACAAGGGCTCGGACGTCGGCGGGGTCTGGCGGGACAACGTGTATCCCGGATGCGGTTGCGATGTGCCCTCGCACCTGTACTCGTACTCGTTCGCGCGCTACTCGGGCTGGTCGCGGGCGTATCCCAAGCAGGCGGAGATCCTCGACTACCTCCACCAGTGTGTGCGGCGTTGGAAACTCGGACCACATCTGCGGCTGGAGACCGAGATCGTCGCCGCGGAGTGGCAGCCGCAGGAGCGTCTGTGGCGGCTCAGGGACGCCGCGGGGTCCGAGCACACCGCGCGGGTGCTCGTGTGCGGCGTGGGACAGCTCAACAGGCCGCGGTACCCCTCTGTGGCGGGGCGCGAGGAGTTCGCGGGGGCGGCGTTCCACTCCGCGGAGTGGGATGCGCAGTGGCCGCCGGAGGCGTTCGCCGGCAAGGACGTCGCCGTCATCGGGACCGGTGCGTCGGCGGTGCAGTTCGTCCCTGAGATCGCGCGCTATGCGCAGCGCCTCTATGTGTTCCAGCGCTCCGCGAACTGGGTGATCCCCAAGTACGACTACACGTTCGGGCCGCTGGCGCGTTCTGCCTTCCGCCGGGTCCCGGGGTTGCGTCTGGCGATGCGCGGGTTCAACTACGCCGTCCTCGGGGAGGCGCTGCTGTACTCCGCTATAGCGGGAAGCCCATTGGGACGCGGCCTACAGAAGTTCTCTAAGCGCTACCTCGATAAGCAGATCCCCGACGACCCGGAGCTGCGCGCCAAGCTCACTCCGGACTTCCCGATCGGCTGCAAGCGCATCCTGATCTCGGACGACTGGTACCCGGCGCTCGCGCGGGACAACGTGGAGGTGGTCACCGAGGCGGTCACGGAGGTGACCTCGGGCGCAGTGCGCACAGAGGACGGCCGGGAGCGGGACGTGGCGGTGCTCGTCTACGGGACCGGGTTCCGAGCCACAGAGTTCCTGGCGCCGATCGAGATCGTCGGGCGCGGCGGCGTGCGGCTGCACGACCGGTGGCGGGAAGGCGCCACGGCGTATCTCGGGATGGCCGTCCCGGAGTTCCCCAACATGTTCCTGCTCTACGGACCGTCCACGAACCTGGGCCACAACTCGGTGGTCTACATGATCGAGTCGCAGGTGCGGTACGTCATGGGCTGGCTCCAAGCGGCCCGCGACGGCCAGGTCGAGGTGGCCGAGGAGGCGCTGGCGGCGTACGAGGCGACCATCCGGCGGCTGCTGCGGCGCACCGCGTGGGAGGCCGGTTGTTCGTCCTGGTACAAAACCGCTGACGGGCGGGTTGTCAACAACTGGCCGCTTCGTTCCTTCCGCTACCGCATGGCGACGCGCCGTCCTCGCGCGCGCGACTTTTTAGCGCCGTAA
- a CDS encoding maleylpyruvate isomerase family mycothiol-dependent enzyme, with amino-acid sequence MPRTRTTLVEDLAAARVAVPALAERAARVVEGMGDPKAVSQLPGWNAADVAVHLGMACTAYSAAAAGVLDVKRWDKVVPVHPDLAQRVAVLNATTLAQAHPDAYLAVPGQLRDGAAALVAALDGRDPDEPCGIPWFGLDTPLSLAAVVGLFLSETALHVLDVARASGQKWVVPPEIARLIISLAYLDTIPRTVDASRAAAVHAVFRIHVRGGVTIGVDVDGPQVETHRDPAPARTDCHIWVDPVALVLTASGRSSQARQIAAGRMVSFGRKPWLGPVFGRIFAHP; translated from the coding sequence ATGCCGCGCACCCGTACCACCCTGGTCGAAGACCTCGCCGCCGCGCGCGTCGCCGTGCCGGCGCTCGCCGAGCGGGCGGCGCGGGTGGTCGAGGGGATGGGGGATCCGAAGGCGGTGTCGCAGCTGCCGGGGTGGAACGCCGCCGACGTCGCCGTGCACCTGGGGATGGCGTGCACCGCCTACTCCGCCGCGGCGGCCGGGGTGCTGGACGTCAAGCGCTGGGACAAGGTCGTGCCGGTGCACCCCGACCTCGCGCAGCGTGTCGCGGTGCTGAACGCCACCACGCTCGCGCAGGCCCATCCCGACGCCTACCTCGCGGTCCCCGGCCAGCTCCGCGACGGCGCCGCCGCCCTGGTCGCGGCGCTGGACGGCCGCGACCCCGACGAGCCGTGCGGCATCCCGTGGTTCGGCCTCGACACGCCGCTGTCGCTGGCCGCCGTGGTGGGGCTCTTCCTGAGCGAGACGGCGCTGCACGTGCTGGACGTGGCCCGCGCCTCCGGGCAGAAGTGGGTGGTCCCGCCGGAGATCGCGCGGCTGATCATCTCGCTGGCCTACCTCGACACCATCCCGCGCACCGTCGACGCCTCCCGCGCCGCGGCCGTGCACGCGGTGTTCCGCATCCACGTCCGCGGCGGTGTGACCATCGGTGTGGACGTCGACGGCCCGCAGGTCGAGACCCACCGCGACCCGGCACCGGCCCGCACCGACTGCCACATCTGGGTCGACCCGGTGGCCCTGGTCCTCACCGCCAGCGGCCGCAGCTCCCAAGCCCGCCAGATCGCCGCCGGCCGCATGGTCTCCTTCGGCCGCAAACCATGGCTGGGCCCGGTGTTCGGGCGGATCTTCGCTCACCCCTGA
- a CDS encoding zinc-binding dehydrogenase: MRAVWLRDFGAPTELHAEDTPEPVPQPNTALVDVAYANITFVETQARAGTGPFHPTLPTIPGNGVGGVVRAVGDGVDPALIGTRVVGSTGGSGGYAEVALVPIDVLYPVPDTLALDAAVAVLADGRTASLLIEAATIRPGDRVLIEAAAGGVGTLLIQLAKTAGATVIALAGGPRKTDLATALGADQAIDYRDPAWPRQLDEPVDVVFDGVGGATGRTAYEQLRPGGRILTYGLASGQWTAVPEDEARERGVTVVRPTAGPADLRRLTESALRAAADGTLRPVIGQRFPLERADAAHAAIEARSTVGKTLLLTGKTVE; encoded by the coding sequence ATGCGCGCAGTGTGGCTGCGAGACTTCGGCGCCCCGACGGAGCTGCACGCGGAGGACACCCCGGAGCCCGTCCCCCAACCGAACACGGCACTGGTCGACGTCGCCTACGCGAACATCACCTTCGTCGAGACCCAAGCCCGCGCCGGCACCGGCCCGTTCCACCCGACGCTGCCGACGATCCCCGGCAACGGTGTCGGGGGAGTGGTCCGCGCGGTCGGCGACGGCGTGGACCCGGCGCTCATCGGCACCCGCGTGGTCGGCTCGACCGGCGGTTCGGGCGGCTACGCCGAGGTGGCGCTGGTCCCGATCGACGTCCTGTATCCGGTCCCTGACACGCTCGCCCTCGACGCGGCGGTGGCGGTCCTCGCCGACGGCCGCACCGCCTCCCTGCTCATCGAGGCCGCGACCATCCGGCCCGGCGACCGCGTCCTGATCGAGGCGGCGGCAGGCGGCGTCGGCACACTGCTGATCCAGCTCGCGAAGACAGCCGGCGCCACCGTGATCGCCCTGGCCGGCGGTCCCCGCAAGACCGACCTCGCCACCGCCCTCGGCGCGGACCAGGCGATCGACTACCGCGACCCGGCGTGGCCGCGGCAGCTGGACGAGCCCGTGGACGTGGTCTTCGACGGCGTCGGCGGCGCCACCGGCCGCACCGCCTACGAACAGCTCCGCCCCGGCGGCCGCATCCTCACCTACGGCCTGGCCAGCGGGCAGTGGACCGCCGTCCCCGAGGACGAGGCGCGCGAACGCGGCGTCACCGTCGTCCGCCCCACCGCCGGACCCGCGGACCTCCGCCGGTTGACGGAATCCGCGCTGCGCGCCGCCGCCGACGGGACGCTGCGCCCGGTGATCGGACAGCGGTTCCCGTTGGAGCGCGCCGATGCCGCGCACGCTGCCATCGAAGCCCGGTCGACGGTCGGAAAAACCCTGCTCCTGACAGGCAAAACGGTAGAATGA
- a CDS encoding TetR/AcrR family transcriptional regulator, with translation MTMIHDGPRPGERHPGHVQGSCADPGCAAAAEGAARRRPGRPRSEAAERAILEAVLGLLSEGVPYGSLSMEQVATRAGVGKATVYRRWPNKESLVVDSMATLWQECPPPDLTDERTTRERIVEYLNTMVGLMHEDMAGLVFASVMAAATLHPELVRQYQAVAIEPRREQLRMILRHGIAGGELRADLDVELAVRMFAGPIVQTMKSEHPGKPVSEEFVEALVDTLLEGIGPR, from the coding sequence ATGACGATGATCCATGACGGCCCGCGCCCCGGCGAGCGCCATCCCGGGCACGTGCAGGGCTCCTGCGCCGACCCGGGCTGCGCGGCCGCCGCCGAGGGCGCCGCCCGCCGCCGGCCCGGCCGGCCGCGCAGCGAGGCCGCCGAACGCGCCATCCTCGAGGCGGTGCTGGGCCTGCTCAGCGAGGGCGTGCCCTACGGCTCGCTGTCCATGGAGCAGGTCGCGACCCGCGCCGGGGTCGGCAAGGCGACCGTCTACCGGCGCTGGCCGAACAAGGAGAGCCTGGTCGTCGACTCGATGGCCACGCTGTGGCAGGAGTGCCCGCCGCCGGACCTGACCGACGAGCGCACCACCCGCGAACGCATCGTGGAGTACCTGAACACCATGGTCGGCCTCATGCACGAGGACATGGCCGGGCTGGTGTTCGCCTCGGTGATGGCCGCCGCGACGCTGCACCCGGAGCTGGTGCGGCAGTACCAGGCGGTCGCGATCGAACCGCGGCGCGAGCAGCTGCGGATGATCCTGCGGCACGGGATCGCCGGCGGCGAGCTGCGCGCCGACCTGGACGTGGAGCTCGCGGTGCGGATGTTCGCCGGGCCGATCGTGCAGACGATGAAGTCCGAGCACCCGGGCAAGCCGGTGAGCGAGGAGTTCGTCGAGGCGCTGGTCGACACCCTGCTGGAGGGCATCGGGCCGCGCTGA
- a CDS encoding bifunctional [glutamine synthetase] adenylyltransferase/[glutamine synthetase]-adenylyl-L-tyrosine phosphorylase has translation MAQTAALGREPESARSRLVRLGFADPESALQTLAEAPLGELSGDPLFLEALGRTADPDLALAATGRLLEAAGDAETLAATLAAAKPFQDRLLGVLGVSVALGEHLERHPDGWHGLVEFDVEDLAPAFRRLMLEAVGADAAAPDPVAALAGIPARDALRVAYRDALLGIAARDIGAALKDDATATYDQTAADLSDLATATLEAALAVARAELPEDSPPARLAVIAMGKCGARELNYVSDVDVVFVAAAPDGTDPDEEHLALRTATQLAATMMRVCSDTTSEGAIWQVDANLRPEGKNGPLVRSLASHVAYYERWAKTWEFQALLKARAAAGDPDLGAKYVEAVTPMVWAASRREGFVADVQAMRRRVIAHIPAKEAERELKLGSGGLRDIEFAVQLLQLVHGPTDPALRQRGTLESLAALSAGGYVGRTDAGALAEAYRFLRTLEHRLQIHRLRRTHTLPEEKVERRRLGRSMGFRKDPVDQLNGEWKRHKREVRRLHEKLFYRPLLDAVARLTPGQAALGGAVHLSPEAAQSRLEALGYTDPAGALRHLTALTSGVSRRAAIQRTLLPVMLDWFADAADPDGGLLAFRKASEALGDTHWYLRLLRDEGAAAEHLARVLASGRYAPDLLLRAPEAVAILGDPANLVPRARPVLESEILAAVGRASTPEAAVAAARAVRRRELFRIAAADLLGLLTVEQIGDGLSAVTAATLSGALQAATTAVENRLGTPLPTRFAIIAAGRFGGRELGYGSDADVLFVHDPLPDEGGEGSEGSEGSEGSSGTDGSSANGSSANGGGANGGGEANSPRRGVSAQRERAATDAAHAVANELRRLLQIPTPDPPLIIDADLRPEGRQGPLVRTLSSYAEYYRRWSEVWESQALLRAEPVAGDPELGREFMELIDPLRRPSSGLDETSVREIRRIKARVEAERLPRGADKALHTKLGPGGLADVEWTVQLLQLCYAHEIPALQTTRTRLALSAAVDAGLLEADDAEILDEAWIEATRVRNGIMLVRGRASDSIPNDIKERAGIAMYLGSENSEEFVEEYRRGARRARAVVERVFYEWNHDAGRSHDS, from the coding sequence GTGGCACAGACGGCGGCACTTGGCCGGGAACCGGAGTCGGCACGCTCGCGTCTGGTCAGGCTCGGGTTCGCCGATCCCGAATCCGCCCTCCAGACCCTGGCCGAGGCTCCGCTCGGGGAGCTGAGCGGCGACCCGCTGTTCCTGGAGGCGCTCGGCCGCACCGCCGACCCCGATCTGGCGCTGGCCGCCACCGGACGGCTCCTGGAGGCCGCCGGCGACGCCGAGACGCTGGCCGCCACCCTGGCCGCCGCCAAGCCCTTCCAGGACCGCCTGCTCGGCGTTCTGGGGGTGAGCGTGGCGCTCGGGGAGCACCTGGAGCGCCATCCCGACGGCTGGCACGGGCTCGTGGAGTTCGACGTCGAGGACCTCGCCCCGGCCTTCCGGCGGCTGATGCTGGAGGCGGTCGGGGCGGACGCCGCCGCGCCCGATCCGGTGGCCGCCCTCGCCGGGATCCCCGCGCGCGACGCCCTGCGCGTCGCCTACCGGGACGCCCTGCTGGGCATCGCCGCGCGCGACATCGGCGCCGCTCTGAAGGACGACGCGACCGCGACGTACGACCAAACGGCCGCCGACTTGTCCGACCTCGCCACCGCCACCCTGGAGGCGGCGCTCGCGGTGGCCCGCGCGGAACTTCCCGAGGATTCCCCGCCGGCCCGGCTGGCGGTCATCGCCATGGGCAAGTGCGGGGCGCGCGAACTCAACTACGTCAGCGACGTGGACGTGGTGTTCGTCGCCGCCGCCCCCGACGGGACCGACCCCGACGAGGAGCACCTGGCGCTGCGCACCGCGACCCAGCTCGCCGCGACGATGATGCGGGTCTGCTCCGACACCACCTCCGAGGGCGCCATCTGGCAGGTCGACGCCAACCTGCGCCCCGAGGGCAAGAACGGCCCGCTGGTCCGCTCGCTGGCCAGCCACGTCGCCTACTACGAGCGCTGGGCCAAGACCTGGGAGTTCCAGGCGCTGCTCAAGGCGCGGGCCGCCGCCGGCGATCCGGATCTGGGCGCCAAGTACGTCGAGGCCGTCACGCCGATGGTGTGGGCGGCCTCGCGGCGTGAGGGCTTCGTCGCGGACGTGCAGGCGATGCGGCGGCGTGTCATCGCCCACATCCCGGCCAAGGAAGCCGAGCGCGAACTGAAGCTCGGCTCCGGCGGTCTGCGCGACATCGAGTTCGCGGTGCAGCTGCTGCAGCTGGTGCACGGACCCACCGATCCGGCGCTCCGCCAGCGCGGAACCCTCGAGTCGCTCGCGGCTCTTTCCGCAGGTGGATACGTGGGTCGGACCGACGCCGGCGCGTTGGCAGAGGCCTACCGCTTCCTGCGCACGCTGGAGCACCGGCTGCAGATCCACCGGCTCCGGCGCACCCACACCCTGCCCGAGGAGAAGGTGGAACGCCGCCGCCTCGGACGGTCGATGGGTTTCCGCAAGGATCCAGTGGATCAGCTGAACGGTGAATGGAAACGGCACAAGCGGGAAGTAAGGCGCCTGCACGAAAAGCTCTTTTATCGACCGTTGTTAGACGCGGTGGCCCGCTTGACGCCGGGCCAAGCCGCATTGGGTGGTGCTGTTCACTTGTCGCCGGAGGCTGCACAGTCACGGTTGGAAGCACTCGGGTACACCGATCCCGCGGGAGCGTTGCGTCACCTGACGGCGCTCACCTCGGGGGTGAGCCGGCGGGCAGCGATCCAGCGGACGCTGCTGCCGGTCATGTTGGACTGGTTCGCGGACGCGGCGGACCCCGACGGCGGACTCCTGGCGTTCCGCAAGGCGTCCGAAGCATTGGGAGACACGCACTGGTACCTGCGGCTGCTGCGCGATGAAGGCGCAGCCGCCGAGCATCTGGCGCGCGTCCTGGCCTCCGGCCGCTACGCCCCGGACCTGCTGCTGCGGGCGCCCGAAGCGGTGGCCATCCTCGGCGATCCGGCGAACCTGGTGCCGCGCGCACGTCCGGTGCTGGAGTCGGAGATCCTCGCGGCGGTCGGCCGTGCCTCCACGCCCGAAGCGGCGGTGGCTGCGGCGCGCGCAGTCCGGCGCCGCGAGCTGTTCCGCATCGCCGCCGCAGACCTGTTGGGACTGCTGACCGTCGAGCAGATCGGCGACGGTCTCAGCGCCGTCACCGCCGCGACGCTCAGCGGCGCGCTGCAGGCGGCCACCACCGCGGTCGAGAACCGGCTCGGCACGCCGCTGCCGACCCGCTTCGCGATCATCGCCGCCGGCCGGTTCGGCGGGCGGGAACTCGGTTACGGCAGCGACGCGGACGTGTTGTTCGTGCACGATCCGCTGCCGGACGAGGGCGGCGAAGGCAGCGAAGGCAGCGAAGGCAGCGAAGGCAGTAGCGGCACAGACGGCAGCAGCGCAAACGGCAGCAGCGCAAACGGTGGCGGCGCAAACGGTGGCGGCGAGGCGAACTCCCCCCGCCGCGGCGTCTCCGCCCAGCGCGAACGCGCCGCGACCGATGCCGCCCACGCCGTCGCCAACGAACTGCGCCGCCTGCTCCAGATCCCGACCCCGGACCCGCCGCTGATCATCGACGCCGACCTGCGCCCGGAAGGACGCCAGGGACCGCTGGTGCGGACCCTCAGCTCCTACGCGGAGTACTACCGCCGCTGGTCGGAGGTCTGGGAGTCGCAGGCTCTGCTGCGCGCCGAACCGGTCGCCGGCGACCCCGAACTGGGGCGCGAGTTCATGGAGCTGATCGACCCGCTGCGCCGTCCTTCGTCAGGGCTCGATGAAACCTCGGTGCGCGAGATCCGGCGTATCAAGGCACGCGTGGAAGCCGAACGCCTTCCGCGCGGCGCGGACAAGGCGCTGCACACCAAACTCGGTCCCGGCGGACTGGCCGACGTCGAGTGGACCGTGCAGCTGCTCCAGCTCTGCTACGCGCACGAAATCCCCGCCTTGCAGACGACTCGAACCCGCTTGGCGCTGTCCGCTGCTGTGGACGCCGGACTGCTGGAAGCCGACGACGCCGAGATCCTCGACGAGGCCTGGATCGAGGCCACGCGCGTCCGCAACGGCATCATGCTGGTGCGCGGCCGGGCCAGCGACTCGATCCCGAACGACATCAAGGAACGCGCCGGCATCGCGATGTATCTGGGCTCTGAGAACAGCGAGGAGTTCGTCGAGGAGTACCGGCGCGGCGCCCGCCGGGCCCGGGCCGTCGTCGAGCGCGTCTTCTACGAATGGAACCACGACGCGGGACGGTCTCACGATTCGTGA
- a CDS encoding NUDIX hydrolase: MNPDEELVYEVDENDRILRIVRRGELTDKSLRHRSVDILFRDSAGRILVHRRAAVKRVFPQYYDMFVAGMVPAGESYDQAARREAAEEVGQRNVVLRPVGRWRFDDAEVPQWGSVYTATVTGPVVPQPEEVEWFGFLTEAELAEKIEQDDFCPDSLFFYRQYRKLRGYAV; encoded by the coding sequence ATGAACCCCGACGAAGAACTCGTCTACGAGGTCGACGAGAACGACCGGATCCTGCGGATCGTGCGCCGTGGCGAACTCACCGACAAGAGCCTGCGGCACCGCAGTGTCGACATCCTGTTCCGCGACAGCGCGGGGCGGATCCTGGTGCACCGGCGCGCCGCGGTGAAGCGCGTCTTTCCGCAGTACTACGACATGTTCGTGGCCGGCATGGTCCCGGCCGGCGAGTCCTACGACCAGGCCGCGCGCCGGGAGGCCGCCGAGGAGGTCGGGCAGCGCAACGTCGTGCTGCGGCCGGTCGGCAGGTGGCGTTTCGACGACGCCGAGGTGCCGCAGTGGGGCTCGGTCTACACCGCGACCGTCACCGGCCCGGTGGTCCCGCAGCCCGAGGAGGTCGAGTGGTTCGGCTTCCTCACCGAGGCGGAGCTGGCCGAGAAGATCGAGCAGGACGACTTCTGCCCGGACAGCCTGTTTTTCTATCGCCAGTACCGCAAGCTGCGCGGCTACGCGGTGTGA